One part of the Bacillales bacterium genome encodes these proteins:
- a CDS encoding DNA-3-methyladenine glycosylase I: protein MMVSRCDWAGSDPDMVAYHDHQWGVPLHDDRQLFEMLILEGAQAGLSWSTILHRRDGYRRAFDGFDPEMVARYDEDKIATLLQDTGIIRNKLKVRSAVTNAQYFLEVQKEFGSFADYIWQFVGGQPIVNHWQSHDEVPTTTPESDAMSKDLKKRGFKFVGSTICYAYMQSTGMVNDHLVRCFRHEELK, encoded by the coding sequence ATGATGGTTTCAAGGTGTGATTGGGCGGGAAGCGATCCCGATATGGTGGCGTACCATGACCATCAATGGGGCGTCCCGCTTCACGACGACCGGCAATTGTTCGAAATGCTTATTCTTGAAGGGGCACAAGCCGGCTTGAGCTGGTCAACGATTTTACATCGCCGTGACGGGTACCGAAGGGCGTTTGACGGGTTTGATCCTGAAATGGTGGCCCGTTATGACGAGGATAAAATTGCGACGTTGCTGCAAGATACGGGCATCATCCGAAACAAGTTAAAGGTTCGTTCGGCGGTGACGAACGCGCAATATTTTCTCGAGGTGCAAAAAGAATTCGGCTCATTTGCCGATTACATATGGCAATTTGTCGGCGGTCAGCCAATCGTCAATCATTGGCAGTCGCATGATGAAGTGCCGACAACGACGCCGGAGTCGGACGCGATGAGCAAAGACTTGAAGAAGCGCGGCTTCAAATTCGTCGGTTCGACGATTTGTTATGCCTACATGCAGTCGACTGGAATGGTCAATGACCATCTCGTCCGATGCTTTCGACACGAGGAGCTGAAATGA
- a CDS encoding 5'-3'-deoxyribonucleotidase, producing the protein MRSRIAVDMDEVMADALAKHLALINEDYDDSLTPEDLMGKKIAHARPHLKKEIKAYYDDENFFRDLEVIGDSQQVLEELNEHYEIFIATAAMEVPASFAAKYDWLREHFPFLCEQNFVFCGDKSIINADYLIDDNVKNFKRFRGQGILFTAPHNVHETGYVRVDNWQDVREFFLTKAVD; encoded by the coding sequence ATGAGAAGCAGGATTGCCGTCGACATGGATGAAGTCATGGCCGATGCGTTAGCGAAACATCTCGCATTGATCAATGAGGATTACGACGATTCCTTGACGCCGGAAGACTTGATGGGGAAAAAAATCGCTCATGCACGGCCGCATTTGAAAAAAGAAATCAAAGCGTATTACGACGACGAAAACTTCTTTCGCGACCTTGAGGTCATCGGCGACAGCCAACAAGTGCTCGAAGAACTGAACGAGCATTACGAAATCTTCATTGCCACCGCCGCGATGGAAGTCCCAGCTTCCTTCGCCGCCAAGTATGACTGGCTGCGCGAACATTTTCCGTTCCTTTGCGAACAAAATTTTGTGTTTTGCGGCGATAAAAGCATCATCAATGCCGATTACTTGATCGACGACAACGTGAAAAACTTCAAGAGGTTCCGCGGCCAAGGAATTTTGTTTACCGCTCCGCACAACGTGCACGAAACCGGCTACGTTCGTGTCGACAACTGGCAGGACGTCCGCGAATTCTTTCTAACAAAAGCCGTTGACTGA